The window CCCAGTAGGCAGAATTATCGCCGACTGACGGAGCAATTACACGTCCCCAGAAGTGCCAATCGTCCGCTTCGACTGTGAATTCATATTTCACCCAGTCCCCACCATCGTTTGTAACGCCGTTGTGTGAACCGATGTAAGCACCACCGGATGCTTCTGTAACACTGTAATCGTCTACACCTTCAGCGGCGTTACCGGGGTGATCGGTCGGGACATTAAAGACTTCAAATTTTGTGCCGTTTGAATCGTTGAAGTTCTCCGCTTCCCAACTAATATATTTTTGTGCGAATGCCGGTGAAACAATGAGACTCAGCATCGCCAATAAAATGATCGTTCGCATTAACAACAAACCTCCTTAGAAGAGTGGATTAAAGTTACTATAGCACATTAGAAAAAAACATGCTACTTTTTTCTACATTTGGTTTCGTAAAATGATTTGAAAATCGCTTCCACTGTGATAGAAAACAGTGTGTATTCTGTACGTTACATGAGCGCGTCTTCGACTTCTTCAGGGAGTTCGACCGTCCCTGGGTCAACATCAATGGGGTATTCGGTGCCGTAGACTTCAACGAGGTCATCAAAAGTGACGTTATCCACACGCTCAAGATCATCACCCGGATACACAAGCCAAACACCGTAACAGCCGTCACAACTGACGAGATCTACATCATCTTTTTCAATCGGAAACTGCGTCAACGGATTATTACAATCAGGACAAGGTAGCATATACTTCCCTCCGCGGAGTCGTTTCGA of the Candidatus Poribacteria bacterium genome contains:
- a CDS encoding zf-TFIIB domain-containing protein → MLPCPDCNNPLTQFPIEKDDVDLVSCDGCYGVWLVYPGDDLERVDNVTFDDLVEVYGTEYPIDVDPGTVELPEEVEDALM